The region CTGCTCCCAGTTGGAAATATGCGCGGCGTCCAGTTCCTCGTAGCGCGCGCCGGGGATGGCGGCGGCCAGTTCGCGGCCTTGCTGCGGCGTGGTCGACACGTCGTGCGTGCCGCTGATCACCAGCGTGGGCGCGGCGATGCGGCCCACCTGCTCGCGCAGGTCGCCATCGCGCAGGGCGGCGCAATTGCCGGCGTAACCCGCGTCGGAATGGCGGCGCATCATGTCCACCAGCACCTGGGCCAGGCCCGGGTTGGCTTCGCGCCACTGCGCGGTGACCCAGCGCTCGATCAAGGCCGGCGCCATCGCATGCAGCGTGTCGCGCTTGACGGCATCGATGCGCTGGTTCCAGCCGTCCACGCCGCCGATGCGGGCCGCGGTATTGCTCAACACCAGGCGGTCGATGCGGGCCGGATAGTCCAGCGCGAATTGCAGGCCGGTGGGGCCGCCCATCGACAGGCCGCAGAAATGCGCGCGGGCGATCTTCAGGTGATCCAGCAGTTCGGCGACATCTCCCGCCAGTTGCTTGAACGTGTAGTCGCCGGCCGGGGCCGAGGACAGGCCATGGCCGCGCGTGTCATAGCGCAGCACGCGGAAATGGCGCGCCAGCTCGGGAATCTGCGGGGCCCACATGTCGGCGCTGGAGCCAAGCGAATTGGACAGCACCAGCACGGGGGCATCCGCGGGACCGTCCAGGACGTAGTACAGGCGTGCTTGGCTCAGATCGGCATAGGACATGGGGGCTCCGGTTGAATGGGGTTCAGAGGTGGCACTTGCCGTCGACATAGGCCTTGCGCCAGCGCGTGATGGACACGCGCTCGAACAGGTCGGCCTTGGAAAAGGGATCGGCGGTAATGAAACGTTCCGCTTCCTCGCGCGTGTCCAGCGCGACCACATAAAGGCCGCCGCCGATATCGCTGCCGTCGTCATGCAGCTTGGCGCCGCAGGCCAGCAGCAGGGTGCTGTTGTCCTTGAGGAACTCCAGGTGCGCAGGCCGGTGCTGCTGGCGCACGTGCTGATGGTTCGGCTTGTCGAAGGTCTCGATGATGTAGGGCATGGCGGCTCCGGCTGGAAAGGAAGGAAACGGCAGGCGCGTCAGATCGCCGAAGGATGGCGGGCCAGCGCGGTCACGTTGACATCCATGTACGGAAACAGCGGCAGCGACGACAGCAACGTGTGCAGCTCGTCATTGTCGGCCACATCGAAAATGCTGACATTGGCGTAGCGGCCGGCCACGCGCCACAGGTGGACCCATTTGCCTTCGCGCTGCAGGCGTTGGGCCAGGGCCTTCTCGTCCGCCTTCAGCTTGTCGGCGAGTTCAACGGGCATGTCGGGGGGCAGGTTGACCTGCATTTGGGCCATGAACAACATGAATGTGCTCCTAGAAAAGAATCGCGCCCCTGGACGTGAGGGGCGCTAGGGGTATCAGACGGGCGCCACGCCGAGCGTGGTGCCGCCGCAAACATACAGGATCTGCCCGGTCACGAAACCGTTCTCCGGCGCCAGGAAGAACATGGTGGCGCGCGCCACGTCTTCCGGGGTGCCCAGGCGCTTGACCACGATGCTGTTGATGATGCGCTGGGTTTGCGGCGCGCCTTCCGGGTTGCTCTTGGTGAACAGGTCGGTGGCGATGGGGCCCGGGCCGATGGCGTTGACGGTGATGCCGTCGCCACCCAGCTCCATGGCCAGGGTGCGCGTCATGCCGATCAGGCCGGCCTTGGTGGCCGAGTACACCACGCGTTCGGGCTTGCCCAGCGCGGCGCGCGAGGCCATGTTGACGATGCGGCCGAAGCCGGCCGCGCGCATGGACGGCAGCACGGCCTGGGTCAGGATCAGGGCCGTGCGCAGGTGCAGGTTGACGACGTAGTCGAGGTCGGCCATCGACGCGGTGTCGGCCGTGCCGGGGCGCGTGGCGCCTGCGTTGTTGACCAGGCCGACGATGTCATAGGCTTCGGTGACCTGGCGCGCCACGGCTTCCGTCTGGGCCTGGTCGGTCAGGTCGGCCTGGAAGGACACCAGGCCGGCGGGCGGGTTGGCGGGCAGGCGGTAGTCGACGTTGACCACGCCGTGGCCCGCGTCGAGCAGGGCGCGGGCGATGGCGGCGCCGATGCCGGCGCTTGCGCCGGTGACCAGATAGGCTTGTGTTTTCATGGCCTGTTTTCTTCCGTTGCTTGGATTGCTTTCTGCGGAATCCGGCGGAGCGCGGCGCCGGATCGATAACTTGGCGGGTTAATGCGTCATCAAGCCCCAGGCCAGCACTGCGATGATATGCAGCACGCCGACCCACAACATCATGATGACGGTATAACCCATGATGTCGCGCAGCTTCAGTTTGGACAATGCCAGCGCCGGCAGGATCCAGAACGGTTGTACCAGGTCGTTCCAGGCATTCCCCAGCATGACCGACATGGACGTCTGGTCGATGGCGCTGCCGATGGTCTTCGCCGCTTCGATCATGAAGGGGCCCTGGATGACCCAGTGGCCGCCGCCCGAAGGCGCGAAGAAGTTGATCACGAAGGAGCTGATCAGGCCCCAGAAGGGCAGGGTGCCGGGGGTGGCGACGTCGACGAAGATCTGCGAGATCGTGTTGACCAGGCCGGATCCCGCCATGATGGCCATGATGCCGGCATAGAAGGGGTATTGAAGAATGATGCCGGCGATGGTCTTGATGCCTTCATTCAGCTTGGTGACGTAGGCCAGCGGCGTACCCAGCAGGATGATGCCCAGGAACAGGATGATGAAGTTGATCAGGTTCAGGTCCAGCGAGCCGCCGTCGATGAAGGTGAACGCCACGTAGGCGATACCCATCAGGCCGATCAGCATGCTCAGGATGCGGCTGTTGTTCAGGCGCGAGGCCAGCGTGTTCTGGTCTTCGTCGTCGCTCGCGGTCTTGGCCGGCGCGGCGTCGAGCGCCGGGTCGATGGGGGTGACCTCGTTGGCGTTCTTCGGATGCAGCAGGGCGTTGAGCAGAGGCAAGGTGATGATGATGGCCAGGCTCAGCAGCAGCATCGGCGTCGAGAAGATGGTCTGCGACAGCGGGATCACGCCCATCTGCTTGGACAGCGGATGGCCCGGGGTGGCGATCAGCACGGGGATGCTGGCCGACAGGCCCAGTCCGTACATGGTGAAGCCGCTGTAGGCCGATGCGATGATCAGGGGATAGTGGACACCCTTGACCTTGGTGGCCAGCTTCTTGGCGACCACGCCGCCGATGACCA is a window of Bordetella sp. N DNA encoding:
- the pcaD gene encoding 3-oxoadipate enol-lactonase: MSYADLSQARLYYVLDGPADAPVLVLSNSLGSSADMWAPQIPELARHFRVLRYDTRGHGLSSAPAGDYTFKQLAGDVAELLDHLKIARAHFCGLSMGGPTGLQFALDYPARIDRLVLSNTAARIGGVDGWNQRIDAVKRDTLHAMAPALIERWVTAQWREANPGLAQVLVDMMRRHSDAGYAGNCAALRDGDLREQVGRIAAPTLVISGTHDVSTTPQQGRELAAAIPGARYEELDAAHISNWEQPREYARLLVDFLKG
- a CDS encoding YciI family protein; translated protein: MPYIIETFDKPNHQHVRQQHRPAHLEFLKDNSTLLLACGAKLHDDGSDIGGGLYVVALDTREEAERFITADPFSKADLFERVSITRWRKAYVDGKCHL
- the catC gene encoding muconolactone Delta-isomerase encodes the protein MLFMAQMQVNLPPDMPVELADKLKADEKALAQRLQREGKWVHLWRVAGRYANVSIFDVADNDELHTLLSSLPLFPYMDVNVTALARHPSAI
- a CDS encoding SDR family oxidoreductase, whose product is MKTQAYLVTGASAGIGAAIARALLDAGHGVVNVDYRLPANPPAGLVSFQADLTDQAQTEAVARQVTEAYDIVGLVNNAGATRPGTADTASMADLDYVVNLHLRTALILTQAVLPSMRAAGFGRIVNMASRAALGKPERVVYSATKAGLIGMTRTLAMELGGDGITVNAIGPGPIATDLFTKSNPEGAPQTQRIINSIVVKRLGTPEDVARATMFFLAPENGFVTGQILYVCGGTTLGVAPV
- a CDS encoding short-chain fatty acid transporter: MSRLASFFTELMRKYLPDPFVFAIGLTLLTLLLAWGIEGQSLGAITREWGKGFWSLLAFTTQMAVILAMGYVLATAPLTDRLLDRIVVHVHQPRTAIIVATLVGGIGSYLNWGFGLVIGGVVAKKLATKVKGVHYPLIIASAYSGFTMYGLGLSASIPVLIATPGHPLSKQMGVIPLSQTIFSTPMLLLSLAIIITLPLLNALLHPKNANEVTPIDPALDAAPAKTASDDEDQNTLASRLNNSRILSMLIGLMGIAYVAFTFIDGGSLDLNLINFIILFLGIILLGTPLAYVTKLNEGIKTIAGIILQYPFYAGIMAIMAGSGLVNTISQIFVDVATPGTLPFWGLISSFVINFFAPSGGGHWVIQGPFMIEAAKTIGSAIDQTSMSVMLGNAWNDLVQPFWILPALALSKLKLRDIMGYTVIMMLWVGVLHIIAVLAWGLMTH